One Oculatellaceae cyanobacterium genomic region harbors:
- a CDS encoding MBL fold metallo-hydrolase has translation MQHHNLENNTFNTLESPATEPQQVASKPPRSVLESVFAFPPNRDILGGTAYFIVGKEGNILIDCPAWQEANEQFIKAQGGIRWLFITHRGGIGKAREIMQAFSCEILIQEQEAYLLPELAVKPFHQELTLSPDTSIIWTPGHSPGSSCLYYNRHGGILFSGRHILPNKQGEPAPLRTSKTFHWSRQIKSIESLLARFTPATLNYICPGANTGFLRGKATIDQAYQGLSELDLDALRQSPALL, from the coding sequence GTGCAACATCATAACTTAGAAAACAACACCTTTAACACACTTGAAAGTCCTGCCACTGAACCTCAACAAGTAGCGAGTAAGCCACCTCGGTCTGTACTAGAAAGCGTTTTTGCCTTTCCACCTAATCGTGACATATTAGGAGGAACAGCTTATTTCATTGTAGGAAAAGAAGGCAATATCTTGATCGATTGCCCTGCGTGGCAGGAAGCTAATGAGCAATTTATCAAAGCGCAAGGGGGCATTCGGTGGTTGTTTATTACCCATCGGGGAGGAATTGGGAAAGCGCGAGAAATTATGCAAGCGTTTAGCTGCGAGATTCTCATTCAAGAACAAGAAGCATATTTGTTGCCAGAACTTGCAGTAAAACCTTTCCACCAAGAGTTAACCCTCAGCCCTGATACTAGCATTATCTGGACACCTGGTCACTCTCCTGGTTCCTCTTGTCTGTATTACAACAGACATGGCGGTATTTTGTTTTCTGGACGGCATATTCTACCGAATAAGCAGGGAGAACCTGCCCCTCTACGCACGTCAAAAACTTTTCACTGGTCGAGACAAATCAAGAGTATTGAATCACTGCTTGCTCGTTTTACACCAGCAACTCTGAATTATATCTGCCCTGGTGCAAATACTGGATTTTTACGTGGTAAAGCAACTATTGATCAAGCTTACCAAGGTTTATCCGAGTTAGATTTGGATGCTCTGCGGCAATCTCCAGCTTTGCTGTAA
- a CDS encoding transposase: MTVTRRVTFRLYLNKSQEVKLHYWRRLHKDLYNACLYQRKTEYKRFSNSVSYYDQQNLLPEFKECWTEYKELGSQALQATVKRVDLAFQRFFKKLGGYPKFKSSRDYRGWTYPATSGWKAHTTGDNGYLELSNLGQLQMRGKARTWGTPTTCTIIWKQGKWYASITVNCEPNRQTDIGAVGLDFGTYHAIACSDGTIIDNPRFLGSTQQKIKQASKKLRRKRAPNFKKKIKASKRWIKIRKRISKLQNKVAQQREDWQHKVAAQIVSRNSLVATEKLNIKGMTRKAKKGSLRKHQKTGLNRSLLDVGISSLISLIKYKLFECKGAFVDVPLSTAPSQTCPNCGNKKKKELSVRVHNCENCNFVADRDVAAAIVMINYARGMERASTNVDAVGEACAKRIPMPKTPQNCGGFRKVQQLKRQKHRTPLC; this comes from the coding sequence ATGACAGTAACACGCAGAGTAACTTTTCGCTTATATCTAAACAAGTCCCAAGAAGTAAAGTTGCACTATTGGCGACGACTTCATAAGGATTTGTACAACGCCTGTCTTTATCAAAGAAAGACAGAATATAAGCGTTTTAGTAATTCTGTTAGTTATTACGATCAACAAAACCTTTTACCTGAATTTAAGGAGTGCTGGACTGAATATAAAGAGTTAGGAAGTCAAGCATTACAAGCAACAGTAAAAAGAGTCGATCTAGCATTTCAACGGTTTTTCAAAAAACTTGGCGGATACCCTAAATTCAAGTCTTCACGCGATTATCGTGGTTGGACTTATCCAGCAACAAGTGGATGGAAAGCACACACGACAGGCGATAACGGCTATTTGGAGTTGTCCAACTTAGGACAACTCCAAATGAGAGGCAAAGCTAGAACTTGGGGAACACCAACAACTTGCACAATTATTTGGAAGCAGGGCAAATGGTATGCTTCAATCACTGTAAATTGTGAGCCTAATCGTCAAACCGATATTGGTGCTGTCGGCTTAGATTTCGGTACTTATCACGCCATTGCTTGTAGTGATGGCACAATAATTGATAATCCTAGATTCTTAGGTAGCACTCAACAGAAAATCAAACAAGCATCTAAAAAATTACGGCGTAAACGTGCGCCTAATTTTAAGAAAAAAATTAAAGCTTCTAAACGTTGGATAAAAATCAGAAAGCGGATAAGTAAACTTCAAAATAAAGTTGCCCAACAAAGAGAAGATTGGCAACACAAAGTAGCTGCACAGATAGTTAGCCGTAATAGCCTGGTAGCTACGGAGAAGTTAAATATCAAAGGGATGACTCGTAAAGCCAAGAAAGGAAGTTTGAGAAAACATCAAAAAACGGGATTAAATAGATCTTTGTTAGATGTTGGAATTAGTAGTTTGATCTCACTAATTAAATACAAACTATTTGAGTGTAAGGGCGCATTTGTTGATGTGCCACTTTCAACTGCTCCATCTCAAACTTGCCCTAATTGTGGCAACAAGAAGAAAAAAGAGTTATCTGTAAGAGTGCATAATTGTGAAAACTGCAATTTTGTTGCTGATCGAGACGTGGCAGCAGCAATAGTGATGATAAATTATGCAAGGGGTATGGAACGTGCCTCTACAAACGTGGATGCCGTTGGCGAAGCCTGCGCGAAGCGCATACCAATGCCTAAAACCCCACAAAACTGTGGAGGATTTAGGAAAGTTCAGCAATTGAAACGTCAGAAACATCGCACTCCGCTATGCTAG
- a CDS encoding site-2 protease family protein yields MPIWLFLLLIGAITYFIVQRNVAKITRTPVWILWLVLMTPAGIWTAWAMIYGDQTPMPAGLVIVTFVVCSLLYWVLLHRGRKVSKSEAINAANPQNSEVEVQPKIDTSTDLSSVRPINKTEEDNLRNCFPWSIYYLENIEYRPQAVLCKGKLRAKPDVAYQTIRENIEQLFGDRFLLIFQESLSGTPFFALVPNAQADPKSRVNTESLKRPGLALALLLTTLFTTTVIGAEIAGVSVKQLQSNPAILSQGLPYALALMTILGIHELGHYIAAVYYKIKATLPYFIPIPFFLGTFGAFIQMRSPIPNRKVLFDVAIAGPLAGFIITLPLLFWGLIHSEVVPISDKSGILNFESLDPRYSLLLTLLGKLAMGSELAAETAIHLHPVAVAGYIGLIVTAFNLMPVGQLDGGHIVHAMYGQRTGAIVGQITRLLVLGLAFVQPDLLIWAIVLLFMPATDEPALNDVSELDNKRDIWGLVALSILVIILLPVPKLLTALLQI; encoded by the coding sequence ATGCCTATTTGGTTGTTCTTATTATTAATCGGCGCTATCACATATTTCATTGTGCAACGCAATGTTGCCAAAATCACGCGTACACCAGTATGGATTTTATGGTTGGTGCTAATGACACCAGCAGGAATCTGGACTGCTTGGGCAATGATTTATGGCGATCAGACACCAATGCCAGCAGGACTTGTGATTGTCACGTTTGTGGTTTGTTCGTTATTATACTGGGTGCTGCTACATCGGGGACGTAAGGTATCTAAATCAGAAGCAATTAATGCTGCTAATCCTCAAAATTCAGAGGTAGAGGTACAACCCAAAATAGACACTTCTACTGATTTGTCAAGTGTACGCCCAATCAATAAAACTGAAGAAGATAATCTGAGAAATTGTTTTCCTTGGTCGATATATTATCTGGAAAATATTGAGTATCGACCGCAAGCAGTTCTCTGTAAAGGTAAGTTACGCGCTAAACCAGATGTAGCATATCAGACAATTCGGGAAAATATTGAGCAGTTGTTTGGCGATCGCTTCTTATTAATTTTCCAAGAAAGCCTGAGTGGAACACCTTTCTTTGCTTTAGTTCCCAATGCCCAAGCTGATCCTAAGTCTAGAGTAAATACTGAATCTCTAAAACGACCTGGTTTAGCTTTGGCATTGCTGTTAACTACCTTGTTTACTACCACCGTCATCGGTGCAGAAATCGCAGGTGTGTCTGTAAAACAACTGCAAAGCAACCCAGCGATATTATCACAAGGATTGCCTTATGCTTTAGCCTTGATGACAATTCTGGGTATCCATGAATTAGGGCATTACATCGCGGCTGTATACTACAAAATTAAAGCAACGCTGCCTTATTTTATCCCAATTCCGTTCTTTTTAGGGACATTTGGGGCATTTATTCAAATGCGATCGCCAATACCAAATCGTAAAGTTTTATTTGATGTAGCGATCGCAGGCCCATTAGCCGGATTTATCATTACTTTACCTCTGTTATTTTGGGGTTTAATTCATTCCGAAGTTGTACCCATTTCTGATAAATCTGGAATATTAAATTTTGAATCTTTAGATCCCAGATATTCCTTATTGCTAACACTTTTAGGTAAATTAGCAATGGGGAGTGAATTAGCTGCTGAAACTGCCATACATTTGCATCCTGTAGCCGTAGCAGGTTACATTGGTTTGATCGTGACAGCCTTCAATTTAATGCCCGTAGGACAACTTGATGGCGGTCATATTGTCCATGCTATGTATGGGCAAAGAACAGGTGCGATCGTTGGGCAAATCACTCGTTTATTAGTATTAGGATTAGCTTTTGTTCAACCTGATTTACTAATCTGGGCTATAGTTTTATTGTTTATGCCCGCAACTGATGAACCTGCCCTGAATGATGTTAGTGAATTAGACAACAAACGAGATATTTGGGGATTAGTAGCTTTAAGTATTTTAGTAATTATACTGTTACCAGTTCCTAAACTACTTACCGCACTATTACAGATTTAA
- a CDS encoding SH3 domain-containing protein: MFKQLKITLAFLLMTSAIIQPVNIVNATPKPCFQGASGGYVRPRLKVGIKGRSISSVRLNIRSQPGSNKILGKLSNKNTFTVLDGPECLNSHVWWKIQKGNIKGWVGEANPATFDYWLEPINNKSQGKE; this comes from the coding sequence ATGTTTAAACAATTAAAAATTACCTTAGCATTTTTGCTAATGACATCTGCTATTATTCAGCCAGTAAATATTGTTAATGCTACCCCTAAGCCTTGCTTCCAAGGTGCTTCCGGTGGTTACGTTAGACCACGCCTTAAAGTGGGAATTAAAGGTCGCTCTATATCTAGTGTTAGACTTAATATCCGTAGCCAGCCTGGAAGCAACAAAATTCTTGGTAAACTTTCTAATAAAAATACTTTTACAGTATTAGATGGCCCAGAATGTCTCAATAGTCATGTGTGGTGGAAAATCCAGAAGGGTAATATTAAAGGTTGGGTAGGAGAGGCTAATCCTGCAACTTTTGATTATTGGTTAGAACCTATTAATAATAAGTCCCAAGGTAAAGAATAA
- the trmFO gene encoding FADH(2)-oxidizing methylenetetrahydrofolate--tRNA-(uracil(54)-C(5))-methyltransferase TrmFO: MIEKEPIQVIGGGLAGTEAAWQIAEAGIPVVLHEMRPERHSPAHHTGELAELVCSNSFGAQSSDRAAGLLHEELRRLGSIIINKADEHFVPAGGALAVDRGQFSHDLTETLANHPLIELRRNVFPQIPTDGIVVLASGPLTAPELAEDLRQFTGMEYMSFFDAASPIITGESINRDIAFMASRYDKGEAAYLNCPMNKEQYLHFLQELCKAEQAELKDFEIETAKFFEGCLPIEEMARRGEDTMRYGPLKPVGLSDSRTGERPYAVIQLRQEDKAGQLWNMVGFQTNLRWGEQKRVFQLIPGLEEAEFVRFGVMHRNTFINAPELLQPSLQFKKRSTLLAAGQLIGTEGYTAASAGGWLAGTNAARIALGKEPLVLPPTTMMGALFEFISSASPKHFQPMPPNFGILPELGKKIKSKPERYGAYRDRSLADLQSWKTQLQTPVML; this comes from the coding sequence ATGATAGAAAAAGAGCCGATTCAAGTAATAGGCGGAGGACTTGCAGGTACAGAAGCAGCTTGGCAAATTGCCGAAGCAGGGATACCAGTTGTACTGCACGAAATGCGCCCTGAAAGACATAGCCCTGCCCATCATACGGGCGAATTAGCAGAATTAGTATGTAGTAATTCATTTGGCGCGCAGTCAAGTGATCGCGCGGCTGGTTTATTACATGAAGAATTGCGCCGCCTTGGTTCAATTATTATCAATAAAGCGGATGAACATTTTGTTCCTGCGGGTGGTGCATTAGCAGTAGATCGCGGACAATTTAGCCATGATTTAACAGAAACATTAGCTAATCATCCTTTAATTGAATTGCGCCGAAATGTATTTCCCCAAATTCCTACTGATGGAATTGTAGTACTAGCTTCAGGCCCTTTAACTGCCCCAGAATTGGCGGAAGACTTGCGGCAATTTACGGGTATGGAATACATGAGTTTTTTTGATGCCGCTAGTCCAATTATTACCGGAGAATCTATTAATCGCGATATTGCTTTTATGGCTTCTCGCTACGACAAAGGAGAAGCTGCATATCTGAATTGCCCTATGAATAAGGAGCAATATCTTCACTTTTTACAAGAATTGTGTAAGGCTGAACAAGCAGAATTGAAAGATTTCGAGATAGAAACCGCTAAGTTTTTTGAAGGTTGTCTGCCGATTGAAGAAATGGCGCGACGGGGGGAAGATACCATGCGTTATGGCCCTCTCAAACCAGTAGGATTATCAGATAGTCGTACAGGTGAACGTCCTTATGCAGTGATACAGCTACGTCAAGAAGATAAAGCTGGTCAGTTATGGAATATGGTAGGATTCCAAACAAATTTGCGTTGGGGTGAACAAAAGCGGGTATTTCAGTTAATTCCAGGGTTAGAAGAAGCTGAGTTTGTGCGCTTTGGTGTAATGCACCGCAATACTTTTATTAATGCCCCTGAATTATTGCAACCTTCTTTACAATTTAAAAAGCGTTCGACATTATTAGCAGCAGGGCAATTAATTGGTACTGAAGGATATACAGCAGCATCGGCTGGAGGTTGGTTAGCAGGAACTAATGCTGCACGGATAGCGTTAGGTAAAGAACCTTTAGTATTACCGCCAACAACGATGATGGGGGCGTTGTTTGAGTTTATTAGTTCAGCGTCACCGAAACATTTTCAACCAATGCCGCCTAATTTTGGGATTTTACCAGAATTAGGAAAGAAAATTAAGAGTAAACCAGAACGTTATGGAGCATATCGCGATCGCTCTTTAGCTGATCTACAATCTTGGAAAACCCAACTGCAAACACCAGTAATGCTGTAG
- a CDS encoding TVP38/TMEM64 family protein — protein sequence MKTNWLRSRKFWLLVLGGILIVVFGSRLPLQDWFTQIKHQLALLGWWAMPAFTILYLLVTIFCLPNVLLILVSGSLFGLFKGIILVSIADTLGAVACFLLGRTVLRQRIKKWISKNPSFAQLDQAVGNQGWKILLLTRLSPLVPSNLLNYGFSCTKVNFWQYCFCSWLGMLPIIALYTYLGSFGVRLLNEGLTPGKVALQSVGALLAIGAGVYTTRLAKKALTINN from the coding sequence ATGAAAACAAATTGGTTACGCAGTCGAAAATTTTGGCTATTAGTGCTGGGTGGAATTTTAATTGTTGTATTTGGCAGCAGACTCCCACTTCAAGATTGGTTCACTCAAATTAAACATCAGCTAGCCCTACTTGGTTGGTGGGCTATGCCTGCCTTCACAATTTTGTATCTTTTAGTTACAATTTTTTGTCTACCAAATGTTCTTCTGATCCTAGTATCTGGCAGCTTATTTGGTTTGTTCAAAGGAATTATTTTGGTATCAATTGCAGATACTTTAGGTGCAGTTGCTTGTTTTCTGCTTGGTCGAACAGTATTGCGACAACGGATTAAAAAGTGGATCAGTAAAAATCCCAGTTTTGCTCAACTTGATCAAGCAGTGGGCAATCAGGGGTGGAAAATTTTGCTGCTTACTCGACTTTCTCCATTAGTTCCCTCTAATTTGCTCAACTATGGATTTAGCTGTACGAAAGTAAATTTTTGGCAGTATTGCTTTTGCTCTTGGTTAGGGATGCTGCCTATAATTGCGTTGTATACATATTTGGGTTCTTTCGGTGTTCGACTCCTCAATGAAGGGTTAACACCAGGAAAAGTAGCTTTGCAATCAGTTGGGGCATTGTTAGCAATTGGCGCTGGGGTTTATACTACACGCCTTGCCAAAAAAGCTTTAACAATTAACAATTAA
- a CDS encoding polyphosphate kinase 2 family protein, with product MGNRSNSKKHANTPSNDISEAEAPKTELAVAKATEEIADVMSPENIVVKDPPPQPDYPHYRVQPGSPIVLADFDPNDCEDYKKKKHVEEELQKQRARLGKLQERLYAENKRSLLIVLQAMDTGGKDGTIKHVFSGINPQGCRVWSFKKPSDEEASHDFLWRYHQRAPLRGMINIFNRSHYEDVLIVRVKQLVPESVWRERYHVINNFEQMLTLSNVTVIKFFLHISKDEQKRRLQSRLDNPDKRWKFSSNDIKEREYWDDYQAAFEEAINNCSTSYAPWYVVPANNKWYRNLVIARTIADTLEAMNPQYPAAETGLEKIVIPD from the coding sequence ATGGGCAACCGCAGTAATTCCAAGAAACACGCAAATACTCCTAGCAACGACATATCGGAAGCGGAAGCCCCTAAAACAGAACTTGCCGTAGCTAAGGCGACAGAAGAAATTGCCGATGTCATGTCGCCAGAAAACATCGTAGTAAAAGATCCACCACCCCAGCCTGATTATCCCCACTATCGGGTTCAACCAGGATCGCCGATAGTTTTAGCTGACTTCGATCCAAACGATTGCGAAGACTACAAAAAAAAGAAGCACGTTGAAGAGGAACTTCAAAAGCAACGCGCTCGCCTGGGAAAATTACAAGAACGTTTGTATGCAGAAAACAAACGCAGTTTGCTAATTGTGCTGCAAGCAATGGACACTGGTGGTAAGGATGGCACAATTAAGCACGTTTTTAGCGGCATTAACCCCCAAGGTTGCCGAGTTTGGTCATTTAAAAAGCCCAGTGATGAAGAAGCTAGTCACGACTTTCTGTGGCGCTACCACCAACGTGCGCCCCTACGCGGGATGATTAATATTTTCAACCGTTCCCACTACGAAGATGTATTAATTGTGCGTGTCAAGCAGTTGGTTCCAGAATCAGTTTGGCGAGAACGCTATCACGTAATTAATAATTTTGAGCAAATGTTGACGTTAAGCAACGTTACAGTAATTAAGTTTTTTCTGCATATTTCCAAAGACGAGCAAAAGCGACGGTTGCAAAGTAGGTTGGATAACCCAGATAAACGTTGGAAGTTTTCTAGTAACGATATCAAAGAACGGGAATATTGGGACGACTACCAAGCAGCTTTTGAAGAGGCAATTAATAACTGCTCGACTTCCTACGCCCCCTGGTATGTTGTGCCAGCAAATAATAAGTGGTATCGCAATCTGGTGATTGCTCGCACGATCGCGGACACTCTTGAAGCGATGAATCCGCAATACCCTGCGGCGGAAACAGGTTTAGAGAAGATTGTGATTCCAGATTGA
- a CDS encoding Calx-beta domain-containing protein translates to MSFDPEIIPESLFTEKSIFQPKLLIGDPGTNEFLPSVANQHPLSLNDGFETGSIEEAARNIDKRLATSELQYTNSNRDSLTGLSNNESWAGTGEAGLLQAQRSDDLSNLNRNNDYGNNDSFSVVSSGKLRGSALVAAPATFKPALIPLRAGNNDSFTRVGVKANTNNLISANSTPATINVTYNGFTPQAQAAFEYAVDIWENVISSPVPIEINATWEPLDPGVLGQAGPAGFATDGQTLYPIALGNKLAGTDIDTTQPDINASFSSVFSNWYLGTDANTPSGTYDFVSVVLHEIGHGLGFLGSMEYSGGQGAWGYGTGQPVIYDRFAVNGSNQSLIDTSLFPNPSTALGNQLTSNNIFFNGSNAVAANGGTKPKLYAPSTWSGGSSYAHLDESTYAPGNPNSLMTPQLGTAEAIHDPGAITRGIFKDMGWDTATATSPGIYGNVWNDVNSNGIRDAGEAGLQNWTIYQDRNNNGVLDQATPGIVKTSTDIPKSIPDTATPITSNLAVSGITGTIQDVNVKLDISHTWNEDLDVFLIAPDGTRVELFTDVGSNGDNFTNTILDDEATTSIAGETAPFTGTFKPEGLLSTLDGKNPNGTWKLEITDDEAPDAGTLNSWSLTFNSTNAEVSTQTAADGSYSFTNLTPGNYTIREVLQSGWTQTAPSTGSYTVAYNAGDVVTNRDFGNAIATIPAITVTASDASAAERLSTQTANPGRYTFTRTGDTTNALTVNYTMSGTATNGADYNNVGTSISFAAGASSVTVPVNVIDDSDFEGTESAILTLTANSNYSISGTGKATVNIVDNDRPTITLTATDATAAESATGQPANPGQYTLTRSGITTSALTVNYAMSGTATNGTDYNTLGTSITFAAGQSSVTVPLNIIDDTAVEGAETAIMTLASSTAYNIGTNGTATVNIADNDLNLPVVTVTAADATAAETPAKQIANPGKYTFTRTGSTDTALTVNYTVGGTATSGTDYTALSGTISFAVGQSSVNLPLKVINDTLVEGNETTAVTLSANSAYTIGSANSATVTIADNDIGATATANGSLSTTDLANPTRAGAFMDDYELRGATVGQQMRINLNSSMFDTYLQVINAATGQVITGLENDDANTSTTNSQITFTPQSGINYLLRVTSYSNEVGDYILSTSPATAASVQTTIYSQPLAVPFFELPSFSNNNATDLGKAPDVSTNEQSLNQTVKKSWAKRLKNALSARTLSKVN, encoded by the coding sequence ATGTCATTTGATCCTGAAATCATTCCTGAGAGTTTATTTACAGAAAAATCTATTTTTCAACCAAAACTATTAATCGGAGATCCAGGGACTAATGAGTTTTTACCTTCTGTTGCAAATCAACACCCGCTATCTCTCAATGATGGTTTTGAAACAGGAAGCATCGAAGAAGCGGCGCGTAATATAGACAAAAGGTTAGCTACTTCAGAGCTTCAGTATACCAACTCTAATAGAGATTCCTTAACTGGGTTGAGCAATAATGAAAGTTGGGCGGGAACGGGGGAAGCAGGTCTACTACAAGCTCAACGTAGCGACGACCTCAGTAACTTGAACAGGAACAATGACTATGGGAATAATGATTCATTCTCTGTTGTTTCATCTGGTAAATTGAGGGGTTCAGCTTTAGTTGCTGCACCAGCCACATTTAAGCCAGCTTTAATTCCATTGCGTGCAGGCAACAATGATTCCTTTACGCGGGTTGGAGTGAAAGCGAATACAAATAATCTGATCTCAGCAAATAGCACTCCAGCCACCATCAACGTTACTTATAATGGGTTTACACCACAGGCGCAAGCGGCTTTTGAGTATGCCGTTGATATCTGGGAAAATGTAATTTCTTCACCAGTGCCAATAGAAATTAATGCCACTTGGGAGCCATTAGACCCCGGCGTGTTGGGGCAAGCTGGACCAGCTGGCTTTGCTACCGATGGTCAAACCTTGTATCCAATTGCGCTAGGCAATAAGCTAGCTGGAACAGATATAGACACAACTCAGCCTGATATCAATGCCTCCTTTAGCAGCGTTTTCAGTAACTGGTATTTGGGTACTGATGCTAATACACCATCTGGAACTTATGATTTTGTCAGCGTTGTTCTACACGAGATAGGTCATGGCTTAGGGTTCCTTGGCTCAATGGAGTACAGCGGTGGTCAGGGTGCTTGGGGATATGGTACAGGACAACCTGTTATTTACGATCGCTTTGCAGTCAATGGCTCTAATCAAAGCCTGATAGATACAAGTCTGTTTCCTAATCCTTCTACGGCTTTAGGTAATCAGCTTACCAGTAACAATATTTTCTTCAACGGTTCCAATGCTGTCGCTGCCAATGGCGGTACTAAGCCCAAGTTGTATGCTCCTTCCACTTGGAGTGGAGGTTCCAGCTACGCTCACCTTGACGAGAGTACCTACGCGCCTGGAAATCCAAATTCTCTCATGACCCCTCAACTTGGTACAGCTGAAGCCATTCACGATCCAGGTGCCATTACGCGTGGTATCTTCAAAGACATGGGATGGGATACGGCAACTGCGACATCGCCTGGTATTTATGGCAATGTTTGGAACGATGTAAATTCCAATGGGATTCGTGATGCAGGTGAAGCAGGACTTCAAAACTGGACAATTTATCAGGATCGTAATAACAATGGTGTCTTAGATCAAGCCACTCCAGGGATTGTTAAAACTTCTACCGACATCCCCAAATCAATTCCCGATACTGCCACCCCAATTACCTCTAACTTGGCAGTTAGCGGTATAACTGGAACAATACAGGACGTTAATGTCAAATTAGATATTTCTCACACTTGGAACGAAGATTTAGATGTATTCTTAATTGCCCCTGATGGCACTAGGGTTGAGCTATTTACTGATGTAGGTAGTAATGGAGATAACTTCACCAATACAATTTTAGATGACGAGGCAACTACATCAATTGCAGGTGAAACAGCACCATTTACGGGTACATTCAAGCCAGAGGGTTTACTATCTACTTTAGACGGGAAAAATCCCAACGGTACTTGGAAATTAGAAATTACAGACGACGAAGCGCCTGACGCTGGCACGCTCAATAGTTGGTCATTAACGTTTAATTCTACGAATGCTGAAGTCTCAACTCAAACTGCTGCGGATGGCTCCTACTCGTTTACTAATTTAACTCCAGGTAACTATACAATCCGCGAAGTGTTACAAAGCGGTTGGACGCAGACTGCTCCATCAACTGGTTCCTATACTGTGGCTTACAATGCTGGTGATGTTGTGACCAACCGTGACTTCGGCAACGCTATAGCGACTATACCAGCCATCACCGTCACCGCCAGTGATGCAAGTGCCGCAGAAAGGCTAAGTACACAAACCGCCAACCCAGGACGTTACACCTTCACGCGCACAGGCGATACCACCAATGCTTTAACAGTCAACTACACGATGAGTGGTACAGCTACAAATGGCGCTGACTACAACAATGTGGGAACCAGCATCAGCTTTGCGGCAGGTGCTTCTAGCGTGACAGTACCAGTAAACGTAATTGATGACAGCGACTTTGAAGGCACTGAAAGCGCAATTCTCACTTTAACTGCTAATTCCAACTACAGCATCAGTGGTACTGGCAAAGCCACAGTCAACATTGTTGACAATGACCGACCGACAATCACTCTCACTGCAACTGATGCAACAGCAGCAGAAAGTGCAACTGGACAACCAGCCAACCCAGGGCAATACACTCTCACCCGTAGTGGTATTACCACAAGTGCTTTAACAGTGAACTACGCCATGAGTGGTACAGCGACTAATGGCACTGACTACAATACTTTGGGTACAAGCATCACCTTTGCTGCTGGTCAAAGCAGTGTGACAGTGCCGCTCAATATTATTGATGATACTGCTGTTGAAGGCGCTGAAACCGCAATTATGACTTTAGCTAGCAGTACCGCTTACAACATCGGCACTAATGGTACGGCGACAGTTAATATTGCTGACAATGACTTAAACTTACCAGTTGTGACGGTTACTGCTGCTGATGCAACTGCCGCAGAAACTCCAGCTAAACAAATCGCTAATCCAGGAAAATATACCTTCACCCGTACTGGCAGCACTGACACTGCTTTAACTGTAAATTATACAGTTGGTGGCACGGCTACTTCTGGCACTGACTACACAGCTTTAAGTGGAACTATCAGCTTTGCTGTTGGTCAGAGTAGCGTTAATCTACCGTTGAAAGTGATTAATGATACTTTGGTCGAAGGCAATGAAACTACTGCTGTTACCTTAAGTGCCAACTCTGCCTACACTATTGGAAGTGCTAATAGTGCAACAGTAACTATTGCCGACAACGATATTGGTGCTACTGCGACAGCCAATGGCAGCCTTAGTACAACTGACTTAGCTAATCCTACCCGTGCGGGTGCTTTCATGGATGACTATGAGTTGAGAGGGGCGACAGTAGGTCAGCAAATGCGGATCAATCTCAACTCCTCTATGTTTGATACTTATCTGCAAGTAATCAATGCTGCAACTGGACAGGTAATTACTGGCTTAGAAAACGATGATGCTAATACTTCTACTACCAATTCCCAAATAACCTTCACTCCTCAGTCTGGAATCAATTATCTGTTGCGAGTTACCAGTTACTCGAATGAAGTGGGAGACTACATTTTAAGCACTAGCCCTGCTACTGCGGCTAGTGTTCAGACTACAATCTATTCACAACCCTTGGCAGTACCATTTTTTGAGTTACCAAGTTTCAGTAATAACAATGCAACTGATTTAGGTAAAGCACCAGATGTTAGTACTAATGAGCAAAGTTTGAATCAAACTGTCAAAAAATCTTGGGCGAAACGCTTGAAAAATGCGCTCTCTGCCCGAACTCTTAGTAAAGTTAACTAA